A window from Streptomyces genisteinicus encodes these proteins:
- a CDS encoding acyl carrier protein produces MSIDNKAKIAEYLSRFFPVQDLKDDDDIFQLGFVSSMFAIQLVSFVEHEFGLTIDNDDLELDNFRSVGALDAFVSRKLSAPVAS; encoded by the coding sequence ATGAGCATTGACAACAAGGCGAAGATCGCGGAGTACCTGTCCCGCTTCTTCCCGGTGCAGGACCTCAAGGACGACGACGACATCTTCCAGCTCGGATTCGTCAGCTCGATGTTCGCCATCCAGCTCGTCTCCTTCGTGGAGCACGAGTTCGGCCTCACCATCGACAACGACGACCTGGAACTCGACAACTTCCGTTCCGTGGGAGCCCTCGACGCGTTCGTCAGCCGCAAGCTCTCCGCCCCCGTGGCATCCTGA
- a CDS encoding NAD(P)/FAD-dependent oxidoreductase has translation MSNRIVVMGGGISGLSAALLLARRGFEVTVLERDQAPPGELAAIGDWHRPGAPQTRQLHTFLGLFRQHLRTHLPDVLEDLLAHGAEEVGIATPSGEAAAGAEDLVVLASRRPTVEWALERALRREPGAEIRYGTSVRRAEVQDGRISGVLVRGGVIDAGVLIDAAGRRSPLRDEFTVLEGDEECGVVYNTRFYRLLDGVPRPPLKRGVTTMVAGDGFGGGLFYHDNRTFAIGIGRLPDDNDLKALREADAFDQVTALFPEFEPWLRDGASEVLTEVVPMAGLRNSLRGLAPEAPLGYGVLGDALCTTDPAFGRGASVAMHQAVMFAEAFAGDPGSLPGLVREVTARAKEWVRPWYDDSVQADFVRTRLWQASVDGHPLPQGAGVPPVSLFSLMEAGEHDPHLWQAAQRVAGLLAPLDSLDTPENRRRLQEVWASGHRPQPPSGPSRADLVEVLAASSR, from the coding sequence ATGAGCAACCGGATCGTGGTGATGGGCGGGGGGATATCCGGTCTGTCCGCCGCGCTGCTGCTGGCCCGGCGGGGCTTCGAGGTGACCGTTCTGGAGCGTGACCAGGCCCCGCCCGGGGAGCTGGCCGCGATCGGGGACTGGCACCGGCCCGGCGCCCCGCAGACCCGCCAGCTGCACACGTTCCTCGGACTGTTCCGGCAGCACCTCCGCACCCACCTGCCCGACGTGCTGGAGGACCTGCTGGCCCACGGCGCCGAGGAGGTCGGCATCGCGACGCCCTCCGGAGAGGCTGCCGCCGGCGCCGAGGACCTGGTGGTCCTGGCCTCGCGGCGCCCGACCGTGGAGTGGGCGCTCGAACGCGCCCTGCGCCGGGAGCCGGGCGCCGAGATCCGCTACGGCACGTCGGTGCGGCGGGCCGAGGTTCAGGACGGACGGATCAGCGGCGTCCTGGTGCGCGGCGGCGTCATCGACGCGGGCGTGCTCATCGACGCGGCCGGCCGGCGCTCCCCGCTGCGGGACGAGTTCACCGTCCTGGAGGGCGACGAGGAGTGCGGGGTCGTGTACAACACCCGCTTCTACCGGCTGCTGGACGGTGTGCCCCGGCCGCCGCTCAAGCGCGGCGTGACGACGATGGTCGCCGGCGACGGCTTCGGCGGCGGGCTGTTCTACCACGACAACCGCACGTTCGCGATCGGCATCGGCCGCCTCCCCGACGACAACGACCTGAAGGCGCTGCGCGAGGCTGACGCCTTCGACCAGGTCACCGCGCTCTTCCCGGAGTTCGAGCCGTGGCTGCGCGACGGCGCGTCCGAGGTGCTCACCGAGGTCGTGCCGATGGCGGGACTCCGCAACAGCCTGCGCGGTCTGGCGCCCGAGGCCCCCCTGGGCTACGGCGTGCTCGGCGACGCGCTCTGCACGACGGACCCGGCGTTCGGGCGCGGCGCGTCGGTGGCGATGCACCAGGCCGTGATGTTCGCCGAGGCGTTCGCGGGCGACCCGGGCTCGCTGCCCGGGCTCGTGCGGGAGGTCACGGCCCGCGCCAAGGAGTGGGTGCGGCCCTGGTACGACGACTCGGTCCAGGCCGACTTCGTCCGCACCCGGCTCTGGCAGGCCTCGGTCGACGGGCATCCGCTGCCGCAGGGGGCGGGGGTGCCGCCGGTGAGCCTGTTCAGCCTCATGGAGGCCGGCGAGCACGATCCGCACCTGTGGCAGGCGGCGCAGCGGGTGGCGGGGCTGCTGGCGCCGCTGGACAGCCTGGACACCCCGGAGAACCGGCGGCGTCTTCAGGAGGTCTGGGCGTCCGGCCATCGCCCGCAGCCGCCCTCCGGACCCAGCCGGGCGGACCTGGTCGAGGTGCTGGCAGCGTCGTCGCGCTGA
- a CDS encoding HAD-IIIC family phosphatase translates to MTTVKCVVWDLDNTVWDGVLLEDGDVKLRPGVVDVLKTLDERGILHSVASRNDHDAAMAKLEELGIAEYFLYPQINWGNKSDSVKAVAEAINIGIDTLAFVDDQPFERDEVRFTHPQVLCIDALDAERIPGLPEMHPRFVTADSRERRHLYRADAARNVAEDGHEGTAEEFLTSLNMRFTIAPAQERDLQRAEELTVRTNQLNATGYTYSYEELDAFRQSPDHDLLVAGLEDTYGTYGKIGLALVERGQDAWTVKLLLMSCRVMSRGVGSVLLAHLIRQAAAAGVKLRAEFVATSRNRSMYVTYKFAGFRETTDGGEISVLEHDLARVPEFPPYMEVLIES, encoded by the coding sequence ATGACGACTGTCAAATGCGTGGTGTGGGACCTCGACAACACCGTCTGGGACGGAGTGCTCCTCGAGGACGGGGACGTGAAGCTGCGCCCCGGTGTCGTGGACGTCCTCAAGACCCTCGACGAGCGGGGCATCCTCCACTCGGTCGCCAGCCGCAACGACCACGACGCGGCCATGGCCAAGCTCGAGGAACTGGGCATCGCCGAGTACTTCCTGTACCCCCAGATCAACTGGGGCAACAAGTCGGACTCCGTGAAGGCCGTCGCCGAGGCGATCAACATCGGCATCGACACCCTGGCCTTCGTCGACGACCAGCCGTTCGAGCGCGACGAGGTCCGCTTCACGCACCCCCAGGTGCTGTGCATCGACGCCCTCGACGCCGAGCGCATCCCCGGCCTGCCCGAGATGCACCCGCGGTTCGTCACCGCGGACTCCCGGGAGCGCCGCCACCTCTACCGCGCCGACGCCGCACGCAACGTCGCCGAGGACGGCCACGAGGGCACGGCCGAGGAGTTCCTCACCTCGCTGAACATGCGCTTCACCATCGCGCCCGCCCAGGAGCGCGACCTCCAGCGCGCCGAGGAACTCACCGTACGCACCAACCAGCTCAACGCGACCGGCTACACCTACTCGTACGAGGAGCTGGACGCGTTCCGCCAGTCACCCGACCACGACCTGCTGGTCGCCGGCCTGGAGGACACCTACGGGACGTACGGGAAGATCGGGCTGGCCCTCGTCGAGCGCGGCCAGGACGCCTGGACCGTCAAGCTGCTCCTGATGTCCTGCCGGGTGATGTCGCGGGGCGTCGGATCGGTGCTGCTCGCGCACCTCATCCGTCAGGCCGCCGCCGCCGGCGTCAAGCTCCGCGCGGAGTTCGTCGCCACCAGCCGCAACCGCAGCATGTACGTCACCTACAAGTTCGCCGGATTCCGGGAGACCACCGACGGCGGCGAGATCTCCGTCCTGGAGCACGACCTCGCCCGCGTGCCCGAGTTCCCGCCGTACATGGAGGTCCTGATCGAGAGCTGA
- a CDS encoding transcriptional regulator: protein MTPVKNAGTRTVPTKLAALAAGVSEATIRQWATRGKLTRYGRPGRREYSLQELTALVARTAD from the coding sequence ATGACCCCCGTCAAGAACGCCGGCACCCGCACGGTCCCCACCAAGCTCGCCGCTCTCGCCGCGGGCGTCTCCGAGGCCACCATCCGGCAGTGGGCCACCCGCGGCAAGCTCACCCGCTACGGCCGTCCCGGCCGCCGTGAGTACTCCCTCCAGGAACTGACCGCCCTCGTCGCCAGGACCGCCGACTGA
- a CDS encoding acyl-CoA dehydrogenase family protein — MTSTLTAEQAQAQKEFRAFADRHVVPHADAYHRTQRTPPEIVALLASEGLLGLPVATRYGGGGADAVTLGLLAGELGRACSSLRSLLTVHTMVAHAVARWGSRELKETWLPRLAAGESIGALAVSEPGAGSDAAGVTTRLTRDGDSWLIDGHKTWTTYGETADVFLVLGRSPEGPTAVLVERDTAGLSTELIEDLIGIRASMTADVRLDGCRVPAGHVLARPGLGLSHVVGTALDLGRYTVGWGCVGIVDACLEASVDYAGNRETFGTPIKDHQLVRQMISNMYTDARAARLMCLEAGRLRDEGDPGALAQTSTAKYFASTAASRAAASAVQIHGANGCSSGFPVQRYLGDSRVMEIIEGSSQIHQIGLAEYAFQERALVRHRKAAATPRSEGR, encoded by the coding sequence ATGACCAGCACGCTCACGGCGGAACAGGCCCAGGCCCAGAAGGAGTTCCGGGCCTTCGCCGACCGCCACGTCGTTCCGCACGCCGACGCGTACCACCGCACGCAGCGCACTCCGCCGGAGATCGTCGCACTGCTCGCCTCCGAAGGGCTGCTCGGCCTGCCGGTCGCGACCCGGTACGGCGGCGGCGGGGCCGACGCCGTGACACTCGGACTGCTCGCCGGGGAACTGGGGCGTGCCTGTTCGTCGCTGCGCAGCCTCCTCACCGTGCACACCATGGTGGCGCACGCGGTCGCGCGGTGGGGGAGCCGGGAACTCAAGGAGACCTGGCTGCCCCGCCTCGCCGCCGGCGAGAGCATCGGAGCGCTCGCCGTGTCCGAGCCGGGAGCCGGCAGCGACGCCGCGGGCGTCACCACCCGCCTCACCAGGGACGGGGACTCCTGGCTGATCGACGGCCACAAGACGTGGACCACGTACGGCGAGACCGCCGACGTCTTCCTCGTCCTCGGCCGCTCCCCCGAAGGGCCCACCGCCGTCCTGGTGGAGCGGGACACCGCCGGGCTGAGCACCGAGCTGATCGAGGACCTGATCGGCATCCGCGCCTCGATGACGGCGGACGTCCGCCTCGACGGCTGCCGGGTCCCGGCCGGCCACGTCCTCGCCCGGCCCGGCCTCGGCCTCTCCCACGTCGTCGGCACCGCCCTCGACCTGGGCCGCTACACCGTCGGCTGGGGCTGCGTCGGCATCGTCGACGCCTGCCTGGAGGCGAGCGTCGACTACGCGGGCAACCGGGAGACCTTCGGCACGCCGATCAAGGACCACCAGCTGGTGCGCCAGATGATCAGCAACATGTACACCGACGCCCGCGCGGCCCGGCTGATGTGCCTCGAAGCGGGCCGGCTGCGCGACGAGGGCGACCCCGGCGCACTCGCCCAGACGTCCACGGCGAAGTACTTCGCCTCGACCGCCGCGAGCCGCGCCGCGGCCTCCGCCGTGCAGATCCACGGCGCCAACGGCTGCAGCTCGGGCTTCCCGGTGCAGCGCTACCTCGGTGACTCCCGGGTCATGGAGATCATCGAGGGAAGCTCCCAGATTCATCAGATCGGCCTCGCCGAGTACGCGTTCCAGGAGCGCGCCCTCGTCCGTCACCGGAAGGCCGCTGCGACCCCCAGGAGTGAGGGACGATGA